Proteins found in one Neomonachus schauinslandi chromosome 1, ASM220157v2, whole genome shotgun sequence genomic segment:
- the EFCC1 gene encoding EF-hand and coiled-coil domain-containing protein 1, with amino-acid sequence MQLSGPGREAGMEGAAGDPYRRPARRTQWLLSALAHHYGLDRGVENEIVVLATGLDQYLQEVFHHLDCRGAGRLPRADFRALCAVLGLRAEGAAAGEASGDAAARDTNPGDATAGDTAAGVAIDGDADAEEEARLALRAEPPELTFRQFHARLCGYFGTRAGPRLPRGALSEHIETQIRLRRPRRRRRPPRTPAPDGGPDGGRDGERLARLEEENSSLRELVEDLRAALQSSDARCLALQVGLWKSQAGAQEAGRGGPEAAARELRQVMHSGPALQAVTPPLCKGAILWAARKLSLVGGPIHIRTCCLPTRKHWKKRPVPGWRPAMPCCSRARILTSPGLEFWVVEMASA; translated from the exons ATGCAGCTGAGCGGCCCGGGCCGGGAGGCCGGCATGGAGGGCGCGGCGGGTGACCCGTACCGGCGACCCGCGCGGCGCACCCAGTGGCTGCTGAGCGCCCTGGCGCACCACTACGGGCTGGACCGCGGCGTGGAGAACGAGATCGTGGTGCTGGCCACCGGCCTGGACCAGTACCTGCAAGAGGTCTTCCACCACCTGGACTGCCGCGGCGCCGGCCGCCTGCCCCGCGCTGACTTCCGCGCTCTCTGCGCCGTGCTGGGGCTGCGCGCCGAGGGGGCCGCCGCCGGGGAGGCCTCCGGGGATGCGGCCGCCCGAGACACGAACCCGGGGGATGCGACCGCTGGCGACACGGCCGCTGGGGTGGCCATCGACGGGGACGCGGATGCCGAAGAGGAGGCGCGCCTGGCGCTGCGTGCGGAGCCGCCCGAGCTCACCTTCCGCCAGTTCCACGCGCGCCTCTGCGGCTACTTCGGCACCCGCGCAGGGCCCCGGCTGCCCCGCGGCGCTCTAAGCGAGCACATCGAGACGCAGATCCGCCTGcgccgcccgcgccgccgccgccgtccgCCCCGCACGCCCGCCCCGGACGGCGGCCCCGACGGCGGCCGGGACGGCGAGCGCCTGGCGCGGTTGGAGGAGGAGAACAGCAGCCTGCGCGAGCTGGTGGAGGACCTGCGTGCCGCGCTGCAGAGCAGTGACGCGCGCTGTCTAGCGCTGCAG GTCGGCCTCTGGAAGAGCCAGGCGGGCGCGCAGGAGGCGGGGCGCGGCGGGCCCGAGGCGGCGGCGCGGGAGCTGCGGCAG GTGATGCACTCTGGCCCGGCATTGCAGGCCGTCACACCACCCCTGTGTAAGGGTGCCATTCTGTGGGCAGCCAGGAAGTTGTCCCTAGTG GGTGGGCCCATCCACATAAGAACGTGCTGCCTACCCACAAGGAAACACTGGAAGAAGAGACCAGTGCCCGGGTGGAGGCCTGCCATGCCTTGCTGCTCCAGAGCCAGGATTCTGACATCGCCTGGCCTCGAGTTTTGGGTGGTAGAGATGGCTTCTGCCTGA